From Gimesia sp., a single genomic window includes:
- a CDS encoding glycosyltransferase family 39 protein — MKFASSPAPDCFQINQCSTEIDQVAWKCFLLLIVMLGAWGRVYGLGDLSLWFDECFCWKMSTYPLSEQWKRAAGDNHPPLFYFFLKAWTMLVGHSPAGVRLLSVLSGIATISGTFFLVRKIEIDVLKCSPNDARAIQPALFATLLVALSPFQIEWSQTVRMYALGGAFSVWSTWALLQALNSSRPHVRDWLLYGLLAAGLIYTHYFGFFILAAHGIYGGIRILNTLRRDSCDPAEKKQLLKYALLASVVVAVLWFPWLDEFLLQRQRGLEQKWGRPQGIDHFTRSVSEMFGLMWNPTSAELLRSRIVTILFSVLAIVTLLLGRKSERLLALIVFLSFGLALLLGSGSKSLIASWYFLFAHVFFLCALTILLFRIPSRWLSRCVLGAVLIGAGWQFTQQLIWRASRIELPSFQAAVHYVEALRESDELIFVNGPRDYVAVSPYLHDCQPVYVVADEWDFVFGTGTAVVEREKHLTPGDVSVLDQSRAWVIFATNKSMNPPGVIMPEDWIDVTEERFNDWRYGQIVVRQYEHLPEFSQMSDKKTEL, encoded by the coding sequence GAAATTTGCTTCTTCCCCAGCCCCAGACTGCTTCCAGATCAACCAGTGCTCCACTGAGATTGATCAAGTTGCGTGGAAATGCTTCCTTCTTTTGATAGTGATGCTTGGTGCATGGGGGCGAGTTTACGGTCTGGGGGACCTTAGTTTATGGTTTGATGAATGTTTCTGCTGGAAGATGTCCACTTATCCTCTGTCTGAACAATGGAAACGGGCGGCTGGCGATAATCACCCTCCTTTATTTTATTTCTTTCTCAAGGCTTGGACGATGCTGGTGGGACACTCCCCCGCAGGTGTTCGTCTGCTAAGCGTGCTTTCCGGTATCGCAACTATATCAGGCACGTTTTTTCTAGTCCGCAAGATCGAAATAGACGTTCTGAAATGTTCTCCCAATGATGCTCGCGCCATTCAACCAGCCCTGTTTGCAACTTTGTTGGTTGCTCTAAGTCCGTTTCAGATTGAATGGTCACAGACAGTTCGTATGTATGCTTTGGGAGGCGCCTTCAGTGTCTGGTCGACATGGGCCTTACTCCAGGCGCTCAACTCTTCACGACCGCATGTGCGTGACTGGCTTCTCTATGGACTGCTGGCCGCTGGGTTGATTTATACGCACTATTTCGGTTTTTTCATTCTGGCCGCTCATGGAATCTACGGTGGCATACGTATTCTCAACACGTTACGGAGGGACTCTTGCGATCCTGCCGAGAAAAAACAGCTCCTGAAATATGCCCTTCTGGCATCTGTGGTCGTTGCCGTACTCTGGTTCCCCTGGCTGGATGAATTTCTTTTACAACGACAGAGAGGTCTTGAGCAAAAATGGGGACGTCCCCAAGGAATTGATCATTTTACCCGTTCCGTTTCGGAAATGTTCGGCTTGATGTGGAACCCCACAAGCGCCGAGTTGTTGCGATCACGAATTGTAACAATTTTATTTTCAGTGCTTGCCATAGTGACATTACTGCTTGGACGAAAATCGGAGCGATTGCTGGCACTGATTGTCTTTCTCTCATTCGGCCTTGCTCTGCTTTTAGGATCGGGGTCCAAAAGCCTGATAGCTTCCTGGTATTTTCTGTTTGCACATGTGTTTTTCCTTTGTGCCTTGACGATTCTGCTGTTTCGAATTCCCTCTCGTTGGCTGTCCCGCTGTGTACTGGGGGCGGTTCTAATTGGAGCTGGCTGGCAGTTCACTCAGCAGTTGATCTGGCGAGCGAGTCGCATCGAACTCCCCAGTTTTCAGGCAGCCGTCCATTACGTCGAAGCATTACGGGAGAGCGACGAACTCATATTCGTAAATGGACCGCGTGATTATGTCGCAGTCAGTCCTTATCTGCATGATTGTCAGCCCGTCTATGTAGTTGCCGACGAATGGGATTTTGTTTTTGGAACGGGTACTGCTGTAGTAGAGCGAGAGAAACACCTGACTCCCGGAGATGTATCTGTCCTGGACCAGTCGCGGGCCTGGGTTATTTTTGCCACAAATAAATCAATGAATCCTCCAGGCGTGATCATGCCTGAAGACTGGATTGACGTAACAGAAGAACGATTTAACGACTGGCGTTACGGACAAATTGTTGTCCGTCAATATGAACACCTGCCTGAATTCAGCC